In a genomic window of Gossypium arboreum isolate Shixiya-1 chromosome 9, ASM2569848v2, whole genome shotgun sequence:
- the LOC108461870 gene encoding protein TPX2-like isoform X2, with protein MVDEIGEEEFYSIEESIEGERCFDLDYEFDAPRCFDFNHLETDCEAKEAELWFELAGSYPPSPFVIKLKWRYDMNGDGEFGNDSTDCDEHNGEPCNSYCEGNPTAKTNSRSKASLSRNSTLMKPTASYLAKQNQSRMVISNKYQKRLLKSADRLDKSNSFHEDNATKRQKLEAGYLCKAAHLKHQSLFVHKKPKKVQSLDGSLHAKPKVTIPKEPELQTARRAQRHRTKGKAESDENAKSSVHLFKALPLNKKILQAPSLPLPKKSLPQPPEFQLFHLRTSERARQHASNHAMKVPSYVSTSRNANTGLRSFKSISSLKEEKHEAVNKFKACALNKKAISSKGENGVLQNMNQTTATMKLPDEAPVELFNKLTLSAEVHSGEKPREKIALSEGLKENEPDHESGQGKIAKEWKDAVPV; from the exons atggttGATGAAATCGGTGAGGAGGAGTTTTATTCCATCGAGGAATCGATTGAGGGTGAAAGATGTTTTGATCTTGATTACGAGTTTGATGCACCGCGATGCTTTGATTTCAATCACCTAGAAACTGAttgtgaggctaaagaagccgaACTCTGGTTCGAATTAGCTGGAAGCTATCCGCCTTCGC cTTTTGTAATAAAGTTGAAATGGAGATATGATATGAATGGAGATGGAGAATTTGGCAATGATTCAACAGATTGTGATGAACATAATGGAG AACCATGTAATAGCTATTGCGAAGGTAATCCGACGGCTAAAACTAATTCTCGGAGCAAGGCATCTCTATCTCGTAATTCAACTTTGATGAAACCTACAGCAAGTTACTTGGCAAAGCAAAACCAATCTCGAATGGTTATTTCCAATAAATATCAGAAAAG GTTATTAAAGTCTGCTGACAGGCTTGATAAGAGCAATTCCTTTCATGAAGACAATGCTACCAAACGACAAAAGCTGGAAGCTGGTTACCTGTGCAAG gctGCTCATCTGAAGCATCAATCTCTATTTGTGCACAAGAAACCAAAAAAG GTCCAATCCCTTGATGGTAGTTTGCATGCTAAACCTAAAGTCACAATTCCGAAAGAACCAGAACTACAAACAGCAAGAAGGGCTCAGAGACACAG GACTAAAGGTAAGGCAGAGTCAGATGAAAATGCAAAATCAAGTGTTCATTTGTTTAAAGCACTCCCCTTAAACAAAAAG ATTCTTCAGGCTCCCTCATTGCCCCTTCCCAAGAAAAGCCTGCCTCAACCACCAGAGTTTCAG TTGTTTCATCTGAGGACATCCGAGAGAGCCAGGCAGCATGCATCTAATCAT GCAATGAAAGTACCTAGTTATGTGTCAACTTCAAGAAATGCAAACACAGGCCTCAGAAG CTTCAAGTCCATCAGTTCATTAAAGGAGGAGAAACATGAAGCTGTTAACAAATTTAAAGCTTGTGCTCTTAATAAGAAG GCAATTTCTAGTAAAGGTGAAAACGGTGTCCTCCAGAATATGAACCAAACAACAGCCACAATGAAGCTTCCGGATGAAGCACCAGTAGAACTATTCAATAAG CTCACGCTGTCAGCTGAAGTCCATTCTGGTGAAAAGCCTCGAGAAAAAATAGCTCTTTCTGAG GGATTGAAAGAGAATGAGCCAG ATCATGAAAGTGGCCAAGGAAAAATTGCAAAGGAATGGAAGGATGCAGTACCAGTGTAG
- the LOC108461279 gene encoding mitochondrial metalloendopeptidase OMA1: MACCRRVKVLINSLRTSFTSTPLLRSPFRDSSSIIFPNFGSSWISSTKVSGFSSYSSISQRLGISTRYHHNPFSNVSKRFYFVDRHQVHHFRPRGPRRWIQNPRNVLIVVLVGSGVLITVYFGNLETVPYTKRKHFVLLSKDMEKKLGETQFEQLKAEFKGKILPAIHPESVRVRLIAKDIIDSLQKGLSHDQIWSDLEYASPETSLKHDVMATFSGREEELGINWSRQDEILDDKWVQQSRKESREKGSKSKPTTTHLEGLNWEVLVINEPVVNAMCLPGGKIVVFTGLLKHFRTDSEIATILGHEVAHAVARHIAETITKNLWFGILQLILYQFIMPDLVNTMSTLFFRLPFSRRMELEADYIGLLLLSSAGYDPRTAPKVYEKLGKVAKDSTLQDYLSTHPSGKKRAQLLAQAQVMEEALMIYREVSAGRGVEGFL; encoded by the exons ATGGCATGTTGCCGACGGGTAAAGGTTTTAATCAACAGCTTGCGCACTAGTTTCACTTCAACTCCTCTTCTGAGATCTCCATTCCGGGATTCCTCATCAATAATCTTCCCCAACTTTGGGTCTTCTTGGATTTCATCTACTAAGGTTTCTGGGTTCTCTTCCTATTCTTCTATCTCACAAAGACTCGGAATATCTACTAGGTATCATCATAATCCCTTCTCTAATGTTTCCAAGAGATTTTACTTTGTGGATCGGCACCAGGTTCACCATTTTAGGCCGCGGGGTCCTCGAAGGTGGATTCAAAATCCTAGGAATGTTTTGATCGTTGTCTTGGTTGGTTCAGGGGTTTTGATTACTGTGTACTTTGGTAACCTAGAAACTGTTCCTTACACAAAGCGAAAACATTTCGTGCTCTTGTCTAAAGACATGGAGAAAAAGTTGGGGGAGACTCAATTTGAGCAACTCAAAGCTGAGTTTAAGGGAAAGATATTGCCTGCTATTCACCCTGAAAGCGTTCGAGTGAGACTGATTGCCAAAGATATTATCGATTCATTGCAGAAAGGGTTGAGCCATGATCAAATATGGAGTGATTTGGAGTATGCATCACCGGAGACTTCACTTAAACATGACGTAATGGCGACATTCAGTGGGAGGGAAGAAGAGTTGGGAATCAATTGGTCTCGTCAAGATGAGATTCTTGATGATAAATGGGTTCAACAAAGTAGGAAGGAAAGTCGAGAGAAAGGGTCGAAGTCGAAACCGACAACGACTCACTTGGAAGGATTGAATTGGGAAGTTTTGGTCATCAATGAGCCTGTTGTTAATGCTATGTGTTTACCTGGTGGGAAGATTGTGGTCTTTACAGGGTTGCTCAAGCATTTTCGTACTGATTCAGAGATAGCCACCATACTTGGACATGAG GTTGCGCATGCAGTTGCTCGGCATATAGCCGAAACAATAACCAAGAATTTGTGGTTTGGCATTCTACAATTGATACTTTATCAGTTCATTATGCCTGATCTGGTCAACACAATGTCAACACTTTTCTTTAGGCTCCCCTTCTCTCGGAG GATGGAACTTGAAGCAGATTACATCGGACTGTTGTTGCTTTCATCTGCTGGCTATGATCCTCGAACTGCTCCCAAAGTGTATGAGAAACTAGGAAAGGTTGCAAAGGATTCAACACTGCAAGATTATCTCTCTACGCATCCATCTGGGAAGAAAAGAGCTCAGTTGCTGGCTCAAGCTCAAGTAATGGAAGAAGCACTCATGATTTACCGAGAGGTTAGTGCAGGCCGTGGGGTTGAGGGCTTTCTTTAG
- the LOC108461870 gene encoding protein TPX2-like isoform X1, translated as MVDEIGEEEFYSIEESIEGERCFDLDYEFDAPRCFDFNHLETDCEAKEAELWFELAGSYPPSPFVIKLKWRYDMNGDGEFGNDSTDCDEHNGEPCNSYCEGNPTAKTNSRSKASLSRNSTLMKPTASYLAKQNQSRMVISNKYQKRLLKSADRLDKSNSFHEDNATKRQKLEAGYLCKAAHLKHQSLFVHKKPKKVQSLDGSLHAKPKVTIPKEPELQTARRAQRHRTKGKAESDENAKSSVHLFKALPLNKKILQAPSLPLPKKSLPQPPEFQLFHLRTSERARQHASNHAMKVPSYVSTSRNANTGLRSFKSISSLKEEKHEAVNKFKACALNKKAISSKGENGVLQNMNQTTATMKLPDEAPVELFNKLTLSAEVHSGEKPREKIALSEGLKENEPGTLLLQCQIMKVAKEKLQRNGRMQYQCRRERNAVIGQQENISRRLRLDIM; from the exons atggttGATGAAATCGGTGAGGAGGAGTTTTATTCCATCGAGGAATCGATTGAGGGTGAAAGATGTTTTGATCTTGATTACGAGTTTGATGCACCGCGATGCTTTGATTTCAATCACCTAGAAACTGAttgtgaggctaaagaagccgaACTCTGGTTCGAATTAGCTGGAAGCTATCCGCCTTCGC cTTTTGTAATAAAGTTGAAATGGAGATATGATATGAATGGAGATGGAGAATTTGGCAATGATTCAACAGATTGTGATGAACATAATGGAG AACCATGTAATAGCTATTGCGAAGGTAATCCGACGGCTAAAACTAATTCTCGGAGCAAGGCATCTCTATCTCGTAATTCAACTTTGATGAAACCTACAGCAAGTTACTTGGCAAAGCAAAACCAATCTCGAATGGTTATTTCCAATAAATATCAGAAAAG GTTATTAAAGTCTGCTGACAGGCTTGATAAGAGCAATTCCTTTCATGAAGACAATGCTACCAAACGACAAAAGCTGGAAGCTGGTTACCTGTGCAAG gctGCTCATCTGAAGCATCAATCTCTATTTGTGCACAAGAAACCAAAAAAG GTCCAATCCCTTGATGGTAGTTTGCATGCTAAACCTAAAGTCACAATTCCGAAAGAACCAGAACTACAAACAGCAAGAAGGGCTCAGAGACACAG GACTAAAGGTAAGGCAGAGTCAGATGAAAATGCAAAATCAAGTGTTCATTTGTTTAAAGCACTCCCCTTAAACAAAAAG ATTCTTCAGGCTCCCTCATTGCCCCTTCCCAAGAAAAGCCTGCCTCAACCACCAGAGTTTCAG TTGTTTCATCTGAGGACATCCGAGAGAGCCAGGCAGCATGCATCTAATCAT GCAATGAAAGTACCTAGTTATGTGTCAACTTCAAGAAATGCAAACACAGGCCTCAGAAG CTTCAAGTCCATCAGTTCATTAAAGGAGGAGAAACATGAAGCTGTTAACAAATTTAAAGCTTGTGCTCTTAATAAGAAG GCAATTTCTAGTAAAGGTGAAAACGGTGTCCTCCAGAATATGAACCAAACAACAGCCACAATGAAGCTTCCGGATGAAGCACCAGTAGAACTATTCAATAAG CTCACGCTGTCAGCTGAAGTCCATTCTGGTGAAAAGCCTCGAGAAAAAATAGCTCTTTCTGAG GGATTGAAAGAGAATGAGCCAGGTACTTTACTTCTGCAATGTCAG ATCATGAAAGTGGCCAAGGAAAAATTGCAAAGGAATGGAAGGATGCAGTACCAGTGTAGAAGAGAAAGGAATGCTGTAATTGGGCAACAAGAGAACATTAGCAG GAGACTGAGATTGGACATAATGTAA
- the LOC108461306 gene encoding cysteine and histidine-rich domain-containing protein RAR1 gives MAEQAVKLRCQRIGCNATFTEDDNPEGSCTFHASPIFHDGMKEWSCCKKRSHDFSLFLEIPGCKTGKHTTEKPVLNKPVATKTIPTSSPAVTLSTSATSKESCPRCSQGFFCSDHGSQPKVPNPTPAVLAKSSADVKESSPPPKKIVDINQPQTCKNKGCGKVFKEIENHESACSYHPGPAVFHDRVRGWKCCDIYVKEFDEFMTIPPCKKGWHDADPVP, from the exons ATGGCGGAGCAAGCTGTTAAGCTTCGGTGCCAACGAATCGGCTGCAATGCTACCTTCACCGAAGACGATAATCCCGAGGGTTCCTGCACTTTCCACGCTTCC CCTATTTTTCATGATGGAATGAAAGAGTGGAGTTGTTGCAAAAAAAGAAGCCACGACTTTTCTTTATTCCTAGAAATTCCTGG GTGTAAGACAGGTAAGCACACAACCGAGAAGCCAGTGTTGAATAAGCCAGTAGCTACTAAGACGATTCCAACTTCTAGTCCTGCTGTTACTCTTTCCACCAGTGCAACATCAAAAGAATCCTGCCCTAGATGCTCTCAGGGTTTCTTTTGCTCCGATCATG GTTCACAGCCCAAAGTACCAAACCCTACCCCAGCTGTACTGGCTAAGAGCAGTGCGGATGTTAAGGAGTCTTCTCCTCCACCAAAGAAGATAGTTGACATAAACCAGCCTCAGACTTGCAAAAATAAAGGATGTGGTAAAGTTTTCAAAGAAATAGAGAACCATGAGTCTGCATGTAGTTACCATCCCGGACCTGCTGTTTTCCACGATCGAGTGAGAGGG TGGAAGTGCTGTGACATTTATGTGAAGGAATTTGATGAGTTCATGACCATTCCACCATGCAAGAAGGGATGGCACGATGCCGATCCAGTGCCCTAA